The Ochrobactrum sp. BTU1 genome includes a region encoding these proteins:
- a CDS encoding YbdD/YjiX family protein, with the protein MFDTMLRAGKCLCQTARLMIGVPDYDNYVRHFTENHPETTPMSYAEFFRERQEVRYGGKGGFRCC; encoded by the coding sequence ATGTTTGACACAATGCTACGAGCAGGAAAATGCTTATGCCAAACGGCAAGGCTGATGATCGGCGTACCAGACTATGACAATTATGTTCGACATTTTACGGAGAACCATCCTGAAACTACGCCAATGAGTTATGCTGAGTTCTTCCGGGAGCGCCAGGAAGTACGCTATGGGGGAAAAGGCGGCTTTAGATGTTGCTAA
- a CDS encoding carbon starvation protein A, translating into MQTSRPKSALTIFILAVIAIVGAFSLGFIALNRDEPINAMWIVIAAVCIYFIAYRLYGIFILNSVLRADSTRMTPAFRHNDGLDYVPTDKHILYGHHFAAIAGAGPLVGPVLAAQMGYLPGMLWILAGCVLAGAVQDFMILFISTRRDGRSLGELVREEMGNVAGVIALVACFMIMIIILGVLAMVVVKALAESPWGTYTVGFTIPLALFMGIYLRYLRPGRVGEVSLIGVVLLLFAIVSGGWIKDSAYASLFTFEATTLTGIIIVYGFVAAVLPVWLLLAPRDYLSTFLKIGTIIALAVGIVILRPVLEMPALTRFTDGTGPVWSGDIFPFLFITIACGAVSGFHALISSGTTPKMLANEDQSCYIGYGGMLMESFVAIMALIGACVINPGIYFAMNTPLAVLAPAGTQDVLQSAATVVSNWGFHITPEALQAIAQDVGETSIVAKAGGAPTLAVGIAHILHNALGSWLNMSFWYHFAILFEALFILTAVDAGTRSARFMLQDLLGMMNPNLRRTDSLYANVLATALVVLCWGYFVYQGAIDPKGGIYTLWPLFGIANQMLAGMALMLCAVVLVKMKRERYVFVALLPAIWLFICTMTAGWQKIFSEKIGFFAAARNAKTPHDALANYINGTLTAFFMIVVIVLAVFSVKTAMIAWRKKEPSIREVPYERLPENWEAQLAHQH; encoded by the coding sequence ATGCAAACCTCAAGACCGAAATCAGCTTTAACCATTTTTATTCTCGCCGTCATTGCAATCGTCGGTGCATTCTCGTTAGGGTTTATCGCGCTCAACCGCGATGAACCGATTAATGCAATGTGGATCGTTATCGCCGCTGTATGCATCTACTTCATCGCCTACAGGCTATACGGCATTTTTATCCTCAATTCGGTGCTGCGGGCGGATTCGACACGCATGACACCTGCATTCAGGCATAATGACGGGCTCGATTATGTCCCCACCGATAAGCATATTCTTTATGGACACCATTTCGCGGCAATTGCTGGCGCGGGACCTTTGGTCGGCCCGGTTTTAGCCGCGCAAATGGGCTATCTGCCCGGAATGCTGTGGATTCTGGCGGGCTGTGTACTGGCCGGTGCCGTGCAAGACTTTATGATCCTGTTCATATCCACCCGGCGTGATGGCCGATCGCTCGGCGAGCTGGTCCGCGAAGAGATGGGAAATGTCGCAGGCGTCATTGCGCTTGTTGCCTGTTTCATGATCATGATCATCATATTGGGTGTACTTGCCATGGTCGTGGTGAAGGCGCTCGCTGAAAGCCCGTGGGGGACCTATACTGTCGGTTTCACCATCCCGCTCGCCCTTTTCATGGGGATTTATCTTCGCTACCTCCGGCCGGGTCGGGTCGGCGAAGTCTCCCTTATCGGCGTTGTTTTATTGCTTTTCGCAATCGTTTCTGGAGGCTGGATCAAAGACAGCGCCTATGCATCCTTGTTCACTTTTGAAGCGACGACGCTTACCGGAATTATCATCGTTTATGGTTTCGTTGCGGCTGTTTTGCCCGTGTGGCTGCTTTTAGCACCCCGAGACTATCTGTCGACTTTTCTGAAGATTGGCACGATTATCGCTCTGGCGGTGGGAATAGTTATTCTACGTCCAGTCCTTGAAATGCCGGCCTTAACACGTTTCACGGACGGAACTGGTCCCGTGTGGAGCGGCGACATCTTTCCATTTCTCTTCATCACCATTGCCTGCGGTGCTGTCTCGGGTTTCCACGCGCTGATATCATCGGGAACCACGCCCAAGATGTTGGCGAACGAGGACCAGAGTTGTTACATTGGCTACGGCGGCATGCTGATGGAATCCTTTGTCGCCATCATGGCCTTGATTGGCGCCTGCGTAATCAATCCTGGCATTTACTTTGCAATGAATACGCCTTTGGCCGTCCTGGCGCCGGCAGGTACACAAGACGTTCTACAATCGGCAGCCACAGTGGTCAGCAATTGGGGATTTCATATCACGCCTGAGGCGCTGCAGGCTATCGCCCAGGATGTCGGCGAAACATCGATCGTCGCCAAGGCAGGCGGTGCACCCACCCTTGCTGTAGGGATCGCGCATATTCTTCACAATGCGCTTGGCAGCTGGCTGAATATGTCATTTTGGTACCATTTTGCGATCCTGTTTGAAGCTCTGTTCATCCTAACGGCAGTCGATGCGGGGACAAGATCTGCGCGTTTTATGCTGCAAGACCTCTTGGGAATGATGAACCCAAATCTGCGCCGAACTGACAGTCTGTATGCCAATGTCCTTGCGACAGCGTTGGTTGTCTTGTGCTGGGGATATTTTGTTTATCAGGGCGCGATCGATCCAAAGGGTGGGATCTATACGTTATGGCCGCTATTTGGCATCGCAAATCAGATGCTGGCCGGGATGGCGTTGATGCTCTGTGCGGTGGTACTGGTAAAAATGAAACGCGAGCGTTACGTCTTTGTGGCTCTCCTTCCGGCGATCTGGCTGTTTATCTGCACGATGACTGCGGGTTGGCAGAAAATCTTCAGTGAGAAGATTGGTTTCTTTGCAGCCGCACGTAACGCTAAAACCCCTCACGACGCGCTCGCCAACTATATCAATGGCACGTTAACAGCATTCTTTATGATTGTTGTTATTGTGCTTGCAGTCTTTTCGGTGAAGACGGCGATGATTGCGTGGCGCAAAAAAGAGCCGAGCATTCGTGAAGTCCCATATGAGCGGCTACCAGAAAATTGGGAGGCACAGCTGGCACATCAGCATTGA
- a CDS encoding bifunctional aconitate hydratase 2/2-methylisocitrate dehydratase: MTLYQDYLAEIKSREPQGLAPKPIDDGGLIAEIITLIEDTGNALRSEALKFFIYNTLPGTTSAAGVKAAFLKKIIQGASVVEEISPQFALELLSHMKGGPSIEVLLDIALSDGDAMAQAAGEILKTQVFLYDADMFRLRDAFQAGNLIAKDVLESYAKAEFFTKLPDVDDEIKVVTFVAAEGDISTDLLSPGNQAHSRSDRQLHGQCMITPEAQAEIVALQKQHPDKRVMMIAEKGTMGVGSSRMSGVNNVALWTGKQASPYVPFVNFAPIVAGTNGISPIFATTVDVTGGIGLNLKNWTKKLGEDGKPILNNDGNPILEQQYAVDTGTVLSIDAKNKKLRDEAGNELVDIASAFTPQKMEFMKAGSSYAIVFGKKLQTFAAQTLGIPVTPVFAPNKEITIEGQGLTAVEKIFNRNAVGVTPGKVLHAGSDVRVKVNIVGSQDTTGLMTAQELEAMAATVISPLVDGAYQSGCHTASVWDKKAQANIPKLMSFMNNFGLITARDPKGVYHSMTDVIHKVLNDITVDDWAIIIGGDSHTRMSKGVAFGADSGTVALALATGEATMPIPQSVKVTFKGSMQPHMDFRDVVHATQAQMLKQCGDNVFQGRIIEVHIGTLLADQAFTFTDWTAEMKAKASICISEDETLIESLEIAKSRIQIMIDKGMENAAHTLQGLISKANARIDEIRSGKKPALAPDNDAKYFAEVVVDLDLIDEPMIADPDVNNADVSKRYTHDTIRPVSYYGGTKKVDLGFVGSCMVHKGDMKIVAQMLRNIEKAEGKVEFNAPLVVAAPTYNIIDELKEEGDWEILQRYSGFEFDDQMPKNAARTVYENILYLERPGCNLCMGNQEKAERGDTVLATSTRLFQGRVVEDTAEKKGESLLASTPVVVLSAILGRTPSPEEYKAAVEGIDLTKFTPPKSPLLDTLSVHY; this comes from the coding sequence ATGACCCTTTATCAAGATTACCTGGCTGAGATCAAAAGCAGAGAACCTCAGGGCCTTGCCCCCAAGCCAATTGACGACGGCGGGCTCATTGCTGAAATCATTACTTTGATCGAAGATACTGGAAACGCACTTCGTTCAGAAGCTTTGAAATTCTTCATATACAACACCTTGCCGGGCACCACGAGCGCCGCAGGCGTCAAGGCAGCCTTCTTGAAGAAGATCATCCAGGGCGCATCAGTTGTTGAAGAGATATCGCCACAATTTGCACTGGAACTGCTCTCGCATATGAAGGGCGGCCCCTCCATTGAAGTGCTTCTTGACATCGCACTGAGCGATGGCGACGCTATGGCTCAGGCGGCCGGTGAAATCCTTAAAACCCAGGTATTCCTCTACGACGCAGATATGTTCCGTCTTCGTGACGCATTTCAGGCTGGAAACTTGATCGCAAAAGACGTGCTCGAAAGCTACGCGAAGGCTGAGTTTTTCACGAAGCTTCCCGATGTCGATGATGAAATCAAGGTCGTAACTTTTGTTGCCGCCGAAGGCGATATCTCAACTGACTTGCTCTCACCAGGAAATCAGGCGCATTCGCGCTCGGATCGTCAGTTGCATGGACAGTGCATGATCACGCCTGAAGCGCAGGCAGAAATCGTTGCACTGCAAAAGCAGCATCCCGACAAGCGCGTCATGATGATTGCTGAAAAAGGCACGATGGGTGTCGGATCTTCGCGCATGTCCGGCGTTAACAATGTCGCTCTTTGGACAGGCAAGCAGGCAAGCCCTTATGTGCCTTTCGTCAATTTTGCACCGATCGTCGCTGGAACCAACGGGATCTCGCCGATTTTTGCAACGACTGTCGATGTAACTGGCGGTATTGGGCTCAATCTGAAGAATTGGACCAAAAAGCTCGGCGAAGATGGCAAGCCTATCCTGAACAATGATGGAAATCCCATCCTCGAGCAGCAATACGCGGTCGATACAGGAACTGTGCTCAGCATCGATGCCAAAAACAAGAAGCTGCGCGATGAGGCTGGCAATGAGCTTGTTGATATTGCTTCTGCATTCACTCCCCAGAAGATGGAGTTCATGAAGGCTGGCAGTTCCTATGCCATCGTCTTTGGCAAAAAACTCCAGACGTTTGCGGCCCAGACGCTTGGCATACCGGTCACACCGGTCTTTGCACCCAACAAGGAAATCACCATTGAAGGCCAAGGCCTGACAGCCGTAGAAAAGATATTCAACCGCAACGCGGTCGGAGTTACCCCTGGCAAGGTTCTGCACGCGGGTTCGGACGTACGCGTGAAAGTGAATATTGTTGGCTCTCAGGATACAACCGGCCTGATGACCGCTCAGGAACTTGAAGCGATGGCGGCGACGGTGATTTCACCGCTGGTCGACGGCGCTTATCAGTCTGGCTGTCACACTGCATCCGTTTGGGATAAAAAGGCGCAGGCCAATATTCCTAAGTTGATGAGCTTCATGAATAATTTCGGCCTCATAACCGCCCGCGATCCAAAGGGCGTTTATCATTCCATGACCGATGTCATCCATAAAGTCCTCAACGACATCACCGTTGACGACTGGGCGATCATCATCGGCGGGGACAGCCATACACGCATGTCAAAGGGCGTGGCTTTCGGCGCAGATTCCGGAACGGTGGCCCTTGCGCTGGCAACGGGCGAAGCAACAATGCCGATCCCGCAATCCGTGAAAGTCACGTTCAAGGGCTCGATGCAGCCACACATGGATTTCCGTGATGTGGTTCATGCGACGCAGGCTCAGATGCTTAAGCAGTGTGGCGACAATGTCTTCCAGGGTCGCATTATCGAAGTCCACATCGGGACACTGCTAGCGGACCAGGCGTTTACCTTCACTGACTGGACGGCAGAGATGAAGGCAAAGGCCTCTATCTGCATCTCTGAAGATGAAACACTTATCGAGTCGCTGGAAATTGCAAAATCCCGCATTCAGATCATGATCGATAAGGGGATGGAGAACGCGGCTCACACGTTGCAGGGACTGATCTCCAAGGCGAATGCGCGCATTGATGAAATCCGCTCGGGCAAAAAGCCGGCTTTGGCGCCAGACAATGATGCGAAATATTTCGCTGAAGTCGTCGTAGACCTCGACCTGATTGACGAACCGATGATCGCGGATCCGGACGTTAATAATGCCGATGTTTCAAAGCGCTATACCCACGATACCATTCGCCCGGTATCCTATTATGGCGGAACGAAGAAAGTTGACCTTGGTTTTGTTGGCTCTTGCATGGTGCACAAAGGCGATATGAAAATTGTCGCCCAGATGCTCCGAAACATCGAAAAGGCCGAAGGCAAAGTCGAGTTCAACGCACCATTGGTTGTTGCAGCTCCGACCTATAACATTATCGACGAACTCAAAGAGGAAGGCGATTGGGAAATATTGCAGCGCTACTCCGGCTTCGAATTCGACGATCAGATGCCAAAGAATGCAGCACGCACAGTTTATGAGAACATTCTCTATCTAGAACGGCCGGGTTGCAATCTTTGCATGGGGAACCAGGAAAAGGCCGAAAGGGGCGACACTGTACTTGCGACGTCGACACGACTCTTCCAGGGTCGCGTTGTTGAAGATACAGCAGAGAAGAAGGGGGAATCCCTTCTCGCGTCAACACCGGTCGTTGTGCTTTCAGCAATCCTTGGCCGCACGCCAAGTCCTGAAGAGTACAAGGCTGCGGTCGAAGGCATCGATCTGACAAAGTTTACGCCGCCAAAATCCCCATTGCTGGACACTCTCTCCGTCCACTACTAA
- a CDS encoding FAD-binding oxidoreductase gives MKHASVTEKRKLREAFPYWQKTPNISVRSKRYPTRRHYDVVVVGGGISGALVAHALIDGKRTIAVIDRQKPVLGSTIASTAMLQHEIDVPLYKLKKMIKAEDAERVWLRSAAGVKGLIELVKNLDISCSMQPKKALYLAGDDYGSRALISEVEARKAIGLDATLLDRTALMRRFGVDREAAIKSNISASANPAQLAAGILRVCEKQGVEIISDTEITDFVEINHKVALATSMGNVLSTSHVVFCTGYEFLKSLANKEHQIISTWAIASRQAAKAPEWLRDYLVWEASDPYLYFRSGPDGRIIAGGEDEPSDDAFEDEKKRSQKSSTIAKKVGSLLGFDMGNPDYSWSAAFGSTKLGTPMIGAVPGHANVYAAMGYGGNGITFSKIASEIIASMLAGKDDPDADVFAFR, from the coding sequence TTGAAACACGCCTCTGTTACTGAAAAAAGAAAACTGAGAGAAGCTTTCCCTTACTGGCAAAAAACCCCGAATATTAGCGTGCGTTCGAAGCGCTATCCTACACGCCGACATTACGATGTGGTTGTGGTTGGTGGGGGCATCAGCGGCGCCCTCGTCGCCCATGCGTTAATCGATGGGAAGCGAACAATTGCCGTAATCGATCGCCAAAAGCCTGTGCTTGGAAGCACGATCGCAAGCACAGCCATGCTTCAGCACGAGATCGACGTTCCGCTTTATAAGTTAAAGAAAATGATCAAGGCTGAAGATGCAGAGCGGGTTTGGCTCCGATCTGCCGCCGGCGTCAAAGGGCTTATAGAGCTCGTCAAAAATCTTGATATTTCCTGTAGTATGCAACCCAAGAAAGCCCTTTACCTTGCAGGCGACGACTACGGGTCGCGAGCATTGATTTCTGAAGTGGAAGCGCGAAAGGCTATCGGTCTTGATGCTACACTGCTTGATCGTACTGCGCTTATGCGCAGATTTGGCGTTGATCGAGAGGCCGCAATAAAAAGCAATATTTCTGCTTCAGCCAATCCCGCTCAACTGGCAGCGGGGATTTTGCGGGTTTGCGAAAAGCAGGGCGTTGAGATTATCTCGGACACTGAGATTACCGACTTTGTCGAGATCAATCACAAGGTTGCGCTCGCAACTTCCATGGGAAACGTCCTCAGTACCTCGCATGTGGTGTTTTGCACCGGTTACGAGTTCCTAAAATCGCTGGCCAATAAAGAACACCAGATTATATCAACCTGGGCGATCGCCAGCCGACAGGCCGCCAAGGCGCCGGAATGGCTGCGGGACTACCTGGTCTGGGAAGCCTCCGATCCCTATCTCTATTTCCGTAGCGGTCCCGATGGCAGGATTATTGCAGGTGGCGAAGATGAACCGTCAGACGACGCATTCGAAGATGAGAAAAAGCGCTCTCAGAAGAGTTCAACGATTGCAAAAAAAGTCGGATCTTTGCTGGGATTTGACATGGGAAACCCCGATTACAGCTGGTCGGCAGCTTTCGGTTCAACGAAGCTCGGAACACCGATGATCGGAGCGGTACCAGGTCATGCTAACGTCTATGCAGCAATGGGATATGGCGGAAACGGGATCACATTCAGCAAAATAGCCTCAGAGATTATTGCTTCGATGCTTGCAGGCAAGGACGACCCAGATGCCGATGTCTTTGCTTTCAGATGA
- a CDS encoding DNA topoisomerase IB, translating into MLSLGELVYVSDEEPGIRRLKRGKGFQYLNAKGAALSFEDKERIAKIVIPPAWKDVWICQNPRGHIQATGRDVRGRKQYRYHADWTLLQGNSKFANLAGFASGLSDLRRRVDKDMRRRAFSRDKVIATVIWLMDRLLLRVGNIDYARNNKSFGVTTLRNRHLREESGELRLIFKGKSGKDWNLKISDRRISKIIRSLQELPGQQLFQYLDEAGQRHAISSQDINAYLRNATHAEFTSKHFRTWAATSSAFKGLIALERPSTTAARKKMLNCEIDKIAQQLCNTRAVCRSSYIHPLVLKQWEDDLLHDEAELASKQRLVAPLLDEGERITLKWLLHVGTSQ; encoded by the coding sequence ATGTTATCGCTGGGCGAACTGGTCTATGTGAGTGACGAAGAACCTGGCATTCGACGCCTGAAAAGAGGCAAGGGGTTTCAATATTTAAACGCAAAAGGTGCAGCTCTCTCGTTTGAAGACAAGGAGCGTATCGCAAAAATAGTCATCCCACCCGCATGGAAGGATGTTTGGATTTGTCAAAATCCAAGAGGTCATATTCAGGCGACGGGGCGCGACGTTAGGGGTCGAAAGCAATATCGCTATCACGCGGATTGGACCCTTTTGCAGGGAAACTCAAAATTCGCAAATCTTGCCGGTTTTGCAAGCGGTCTCAGTGATTTGCGTCGACGAGTAGATAAGGATATGCGGCGACGCGCATTTAGCCGCGACAAGGTCATTGCAACCGTCATTTGGTTGATGGATCGGCTATTGCTGCGCGTTGGAAATATCGACTATGCGCGTAACAATAAAAGCTTTGGAGTGACCACTTTGCGCAACCGCCATCTTCGAGAAGAAAGCGGTGAGTTGCGTCTTATATTCAAAGGGAAATCCGGCAAGGACTGGAATTTGAAAATCTCAGATAGAAGGATTTCGAAGATCATTCGTTCCTTGCAAGAACTGCCCGGACAACAGTTATTTCAATACCTTGACGAGGCTGGACAGCGTCACGCAATATCATCGCAAGACATCAACGCATATTTGCGCAATGCAACCCACGCGGAGTTTACCTCCAAGCATTTCAGAACATGGGCTGCCACATCCTCTGCCTTTAAAGGATTGATCGCTTTGGAGCGACCGTCGACGACCGCGGCACGCAAAAAGATGCTTAACTGTGAGATCGACAAAATCGCGCAGCAACTTTGCAATACCAGAGCGGTCTGCCGAAGCTCTTATATTCATCCCTTGGTTCTAAAACAGTGGGAAGACGATCTTTTGCATGACGAGGCTGAGCTTGCATCAAAGCAGCGTCTCGTTGCACCCCTGCTAGACGAAGGTGAACGCATCACGTTGAAATGGCTCCTTCATGTGGGAACCAGTCAGTAA
- a CDS encoding Ku protein, with protein MRNQAPFYEFTWRVRRSKVVPNAFWKGYLKLSLVTCAVELRPATSESERVRFHTLNEKTGNRVISRYIDQVTKKPVRDEDQAKGYEKAEGGYIILDDDELEQVALESTKTIDIDKFVPQDRIGWIWYDKPHFLTPADKIGAEAFAVIREAMHQSAVYGVARLVMYRRERAVLLEPRERGIVLWTLRYGDEVRDKQEYFAKIEDKDPEKKMFSMVRKLIKANTEEWNGDVLQDPVQKNLKRMIANKKKKKKNVPSTKKEDASPKSDGKVVNIMDALRKSLAKETKG; from the coding sequence ATGCGGAACCAAGCCCCGTTTTATGAGTTCACTTGGCGAGTGAGAAGGAGCAAGGTTGTGCCGAATGCTTTTTGGAAAGGCTATCTCAAGCTGTCGTTGGTGACTTGTGCCGTCGAACTGCGGCCAGCAACGAGCGAGAGTGAGAGAGTTCGATTTCACACCTTGAACGAGAAAACCGGCAATCGTGTGATAAGCCGTTACATTGATCAGGTCACAAAAAAGCCCGTGCGCGACGAGGATCAGGCTAAAGGCTATGAGAAGGCTGAGGGCGGATATATTATTCTCGATGATGATGAGTTGGAGCAGGTGGCGCTCGAGAGTACGAAAACCATTGATATCGATAAATTCGTGCCCCAGGACCGTATCGGGTGGATTTGGTATGATAAACCGCATTTCCTCACTCCCGCCGACAAAATTGGTGCCGAAGCTTTCGCGGTTATTCGTGAAGCCATGCACCAATCAGCCGTCTATGGCGTCGCGCGCTTGGTTATGTATCGGCGTGAACGTGCTGTATTATTAGAACCGCGTGAGCGTGGCATTGTGCTCTGGACACTTCGATATGGCGATGAAGTTCGAGATAAGCAGGAATACTTCGCTAAGATCGAAGACAAGGATCCGGAAAAGAAAATGTTTTCAATGGTCCGGAAATTAATTAAGGCCAATACCGAGGAATGGAACGGCGATGTTTTGCAGGACCCGGTTCAAAAAAACCTCAAGCGGATGATCGCCAACAAAAAGAAGAAAAAGAAAAACGTTCCTTCTACAAAGAAGGAGGACGCCTCCCCTAAAAGCGATGGCAAGGTGGTCAATATAATGGATGCTTTGCGTAAGAGCCTTGCAAAAGAAACCAAAGGATAA
- a CDS encoding Ku protein, protein MSPRANWKGQLKVDQLLCPVALFTAVSTSDRVSFHLVNRKTGNRLNREFVDSDTGKPVPRDEQIKGYEVSSGNYVSFDDEEIATALPENDKTLNVLNFVKCDAIDDIYLDRPYYLAPTDDDEAFALIREGMRTEKVAAVAEAVLFRRARKLLIRPYDDGLVATTLNFDYEVRSARDAFSDLGTFKFDKEMLELAGHIIKTKLGEFDPGTFDDRYDAALAELIKAKMAGKPFKKPAEPKSATVIDLKEALRKSAGLKSGNEKSRSTSKKSTTKKAS, encoded by the coding sequence ATGTCGCCTCGTGCAAACTGGAAAGGCCAGCTAAAAGTCGATCAGCTCTTATGCCCCGTTGCGCTTTTCACCGCGGTTTCAACTTCAGACCGAGTGTCCTTTCACCTGGTCAATCGCAAGACCGGGAACAGACTGAACCGTGAGTTCGTGGATAGTGACACCGGGAAGCCTGTGCCACGTGATGAGCAAATCAAGGGATACGAAGTATCCTCAGGAAACTATGTCAGCTTCGATGATGAAGAGATTGCGACGGCACTTCCTGAGAACGATAAAACGCTGAATGTGCTCAATTTCGTAAAATGCGATGCGATTGACGATATTTATCTGGATCGTCCCTATTATCTCGCTCCCACCGACGACGACGAGGCTTTCGCGCTAATCCGCGAGGGTATGCGTACAGAAAAGGTTGCAGCTGTCGCCGAAGCAGTCCTTTTCCGGCGGGCAAGAAAGTTACTGATCCGTCCATATGACGATGGGCTTGTCGCAACCACACTCAACTTCGATTACGAAGTGCGGTCCGCGCGGGACGCATTTTCAGATCTCGGAACCTTCAAGTTTGATAAGGAAATGCTTGAACTTGCTGGCCACATTATAAAGACGAAACTAGGAGAATTTGACCCCGGCACCTTCGATGATCGCTACGATGCTGCCCTGGCAGAACTTATTAAGGCTAAGATGGCAGGTAAACCGTTCAAGAAACCTGCCGAGCCAAAATCAGCTACTGTTATTGATCTTAAGGAGGCACTGCGCAAGAGCGCTGGCCTTAAGAGTGGAAATGAGAAGTCGCGATCAACCTCCAAGAAATCCACGACAAAAAAGGCAAGCTGA